One genomic window of Bacillus cereus G9842 includes the following:
- a CDS encoding replication-relaxation family protein yields the protein MKKDTWILKYINGKNHSGIYLTISDMYTLLFLYEQRLLTVKQLYTFNSFFYNESMNYNAFRNRLNKMSNLKLLKKENYYLKKRYGYEMNMFTIGDKGLFILEQAGFIKNAKENFYISRRQYEHTLGIKEVVLQTIELEANRKGWILGQNGDITYVFKNFIKEYGIDNLYPFSLWPNKPHFIYESNEWGSHINLGQSDRDKWTRKDDVLYSIQPFPLFKDIKEEDNNLKPDWIFRINKHFLSIEVDTGTERNNIIETKIKKYIKLTKLMPTINHHVIFSIVDNSYPTVSDHGTKKQRTANLKELIKNIPELAASNLKVYVTPMRRIQAVMYQILEKTRHQRIPEQEFHNGIISRLNNVITFPYTATLINTDESLKELGFYHQGFLSKKLPVYHFHKKDEQNAKGLLEFDAIVIKMQEGNVNSYKDLSEVAQLLVQNDSERGKLVMPRDTKIIAIYPKELEGTETSVMHDIFHSSASKQNVILIRENDIRQFNPCFFDIQQREMKLFEEFF from the coding sequence ATGAAAAAAGATACGTGGATTTTAAAATATATAAACGGAAAAAATCATTCGGGTATATATTTAACAATTAGTGATATGTATACATTGCTATTTTTATATGAACAACGGTTATTAACTGTTAAACAACTCTATACCTTTAATTCTTTTTTTTATAATGAATCAATGAATTATAATGCTTTCCGTAATAGGCTTAACAAAATGAGTAATCTTAAATTACTAAAAAAAGAGAACTACTATTTAAAAAAGCGATATGGGTATGAAATGAACATGTTCACTATCGGAGATAAGGGCTTATTTATTTTGGAACAGGCTGGTTTTATTAAAAACGCTAAAGAGAACTTTTATATTAGTAGAAGGCAATACGAGCATACTCTGGGTATTAAAGAAGTTGTCTTACAAACTATAGAACTTGAAGCAAATCGGAAAGGATGGATATTAGGACAAAATGGCGATATTACGTATGTATTTAAGAATTTCATAAAAGAATACGGTATTGATAATTTATACCCATTCTCATTGTGGCCAAATAAACCACATTTCATATATGAATCTAATGAGTGGGGATCACATATAAATCTTGGACAGAGTGATAGAGATAAGTGGACCCGAAAGGATGATGTACTTTACTCAATACAACCTTTCCCTTTATTCAAGGATATTAAAGAGGAAGATAACAACCTTAAACCTGATTGGATATTTCGTATTAATAAGCATTTCTTGAGCATTGAAGTGGATACTGGAACAGAAAGAAATAACATAATAGAAACTAAGATAAAAAAATATATTAAACTCACTAAACTTATGCCAACAATTAATCATCACGTTATATTCTCAATAGTAGATAATTCATATCCCACTGTTTCTGATCATGGTACAAAAAAACAGAGAACTGCTAATTTAAAAGAATTAATAAAGAACATTCCTGAATTAGCAGCTTCAAATTTAAAAGTTTATGTTACACCAATGCGAAGAATTCAAGCTGTAATGTATCAAATTTTAGAGAAAACCAGACATCAAAGAATACCCGAACAAGAATTTCACAATGGAATAATTTCACGTCTCAATAATGTAATTACCTTCCCATATACAGCAACACTAATAAACACTGATGAATCATTAAAAGAATTAGGTTTTTACCATCAAGGTTTTCTTTCTAAAAAGTTACCAGTATATCATTTCCATAAAAAAGATGAACAAAATGCAAAAGGACTATTAGAATTTGATGCAATTGTGATTAAAATGCAGGAAGGGAACGTTAATAGTTATAAAGATTTATCCGAAGTTGCACAACTACTTGTACAAAACGATTCAGAAAGAGGAAAGTTGGTGATGCCAAGAGATACCAAAATAATAGCAATCTATCCTAAGGAATTAGAGGGAACTGAAACATCTGTAATGCACGATATTTTTCACTCTTCTGCTTCTAAACAAAATGTCATATTAATTCGCGAAAATGATATTAGGCAATTTAATCCTTGTTTCTTTGATATACAGCAGAGGGAGATGAAGTTATTTGAAGAATTTTTCTAA
- a CDS encoding type IV secretory system conjugative DNA transfer family protein, translating into MKNFSKFKIDYQKIYWAVMVLISLSALFSFRGFVKYILLWCIQLGLPNISIPLLIGDPLSIPYFIEPIFAFSLFIVTWILSTKIKKLQEIKYRYIVFGITFLGMTFQYLWTCSTPVVRTLIPYLYFKKEMLFVPNYEVQAAVVHNFDNLMLFILSFPLIFLLLTYYWLFKLVNSHWEEIIKLFKTWEYNISLPSIAEVFLSNDKQRKIASEISEQFKDKSKILIPEPDVELGPNKKNVMVVIPGLDRTLNMIIIGAIGTGKTAALGLPLINQDLHYMTFMINNFKKFYNDKNYVSEEIRGKLLNGITVIEPSNDLCQKVLRLAKAHGIPDEAITYIDPTNPNTPSLNILNGPVDKVAEMFAMVISGLSKDADFFFDQSQRTHLKNHIYLLMEHNPEKKVDLSDLIDMYNDAQLVWRMMQKLEDRIPKDIDSIKDRDSKNYWKIMQSVKEWFDKAYVIATSGFGKNMTTEYIQSGKYQGEYKIIDTKTEHVVGLRNILDDIGKNILMRRVLFDKSDFDFDKFLEYGGILLINTAKGQLSNLSNVLGKFSLLCYQNAVFRRPPMTSSYNALYCDEFPDYIYEDFAKFPAQSRKYKSIVNVICQTTAQLELEYGEPWKETLLAALRNKMLYGDATKKDATDFSTIFGAKDKFEESESTQEVSAMMDSPNNRTGLSYKKTETEVLSTSDIIYQDAFECAVKIVKHNVPISGQIIKANFVPKHEFEEATVKVDEEAAQYWMKIRKEAPTRKNFKIKTESEEIIKENISELMGKPTPSIQTNDKDEELSKVMANIQQKSLESMNIDFESPKKKKKNRYIHQQISPHRDIVWNEVEPEDNVPNKPYIIDQSAITKEKKETNTIEDASLVPYEHITSDTPHTNDVPLIDESVHPIEESIEELPAINPKENNTVVSFESLFGDPPNQQDNDASLKPKELTVTTASNSVVGVIEDSSVLNNELLKEWEDSLK; encoded by the coding sequence TTGAAGAATTTTTCTAAGTTTAAAATTGATTACCAGAAAATTTACTGGGCAGTAATGGTACTAATCTCACTATCCGCACTTTTTTCTTTTCGCGGGTTTGTAAAATACATTCTACTATGGTGTATTCAATTGGGATTACCCAATATCTCAATACCACTTTTAATTGGCGATCCATTAAGCATTCCATATTTTATAGAGCCAATTTTTGCATTTTCTTTATTTATTGTCACCTGGATACTATCGACAAAAATTAAGAAGCTGCAAGAGATAAAATACCGATATATTGTTTTTGGAATCACCTTTTTAGGTATGACCTTTCAATATTTATGGACGTGTAGTACACCAGTTGTAAGAACCTTAATTCCTTATTTATATTTTAAAAAGGAAATGCTATTTGTTCCGAATTACGAAGTACAAGCTGCTGTTGTCCACAATTTTGATAACTTAATGCTATTCATACTTTCGTTCCCATTAATTTTTCTGTTACTTACTTATTATTGGCTATTCAAGTTGGTAAACTCACATTGGGAAGAAATAATAAAATTATTTAAAACATGGGAATATAATATTTCACTACCATCTATAGCTGAAGTATTCCTATCTAATGATAAGCAGAGAAAAATAGCTTCCGAGATAAGCGAACAATTTAAAGATAAAAGTAAGATCCTTATACCAGAACCTGATGTAGAATTAGGACCGAATAAAAAGAATGTCATGGTTGTTATACCTGGTTTAGATAGAACATTAAATATGATTATTATTGGTGCTATTGGTACTGGTAAAACAGCTGCTTTAGGATTACCTCTAATTAACCAAGACTTACATTACATGACTTTCATGATTAACAATTTCAAAAAATTCTACAATGATAAAAATTATGTTTCTGAAGAAATTCGTGGGAAATTATTAAATGGTATTACAGTAATCGAACCAAGTAACGACCTTTGTCAGAAAGTACTTAGACTAGCTAAAGCACACGGTATCCCTGATGAAGCCATTACTTACATAGATCCAACTAATCCCAATACTCCATCTTTAAACATTTTAAACGGACCCGTAGATAAAGTAGCAGAAATGTTTGCAATGGTTATTAGTGGTCTTTCAAAAGATGCTGATTTCTTTTTCGACCAATCTCAGCGTACACATCTTAAAAACCATATATATTTGCTAATGGAACATAATCCAGAAAAGAAAGTAGATCTATCAGATTTAATTGACATGTATAATGACGCTCAACTCGTATGGAGAATGATGCAAAAGTTAGAAGATAGAATTCCAAAAGACATTGACAGTATCAAAGATAGAGACTCAAAAAATTACTGGAAAATAATGCAGTCTGTAAAAGAGTGGTTCGATAAAGCTTATGTTATTGCGACTTCTGGTTTCGGAAAAAACATGACTACAGAATATATACAATCAGGAAAATACCAAGGAGAATACAAAATTATTGATACCAAAACTGAACATGTTGTAGGATTAAGGAATATTTTAGACGATATAGGGAAAAATATACTTATGCGACGTGTTCTGTTTGATAAATCTGATTTTGATTTTGATAAGTTCCTAGAATACGGTGGCATTCTCCTCATTAATACAGCTAAAGGTCAGCTAAGTAATTTAAGTAATGTTCTAGGTAAATTTTCATTACTTTGTTACCAAAATGCAGTATTCCGTCGTCCACCAATGACTTCATCATATAATGCATTATATTGCGATGAATTCCCTGATTATATTTATGAAGATTTTGCAAAGTTCCCTGCACAAAGCAGAAAATATAAATCAATTGTCAATGTAATCTGTCAAACAACCGCACAACTTGAATTAGAATATGGTGAACCATGGAAAGAAACACTACTTGCTGCTCTACGTAATAAAATGTTATATGGAGATGCGACTAAAAAAGATGCAACTGATTTCAGTACCATTTTTGGAGCAAAGGATAAATTTGAGGAAAGTGAAAGCACACAGGAAGTTTCAGCAATGATGGATAGCCCTAATAACCGTACCGGCTTAAGTTATAAAAAAACTGAAACAGAGGTTCTATCTACTTCAGATATTATCTATCAAGATGCATTCGAATGTGCTGTTAAAATAGTTAAACATAATGTACCTATTTCCGGTCAGATTATTAAAGCTAATTTTGTACCCAAACATGAATTTGAAGAAGCAACTGTGAAAGTTGATGAAGAAGCAGCACAATATTGGATGAAGATCAGAAAAGAAGCGCCAACGCGTAAAAACTTTAAAATAAAGACTGAATCAGAAGAAATAATAAAAGAAAACATAAGTGAATTGATGGGTAAACCTACTCCTTCTATTCAAACAAATGATAAAGATGAAGAATTATCTAAAGTAATGGCAAATATTCAACAAAAATCTTTAGAATCTATGAATATTGATTTTGAATCGCCTAAAAAGAAGAAAAAGAATCGATATATACATCAACAGATTTCTCCTCACAGAGATATTGTATGGAACGAGGTAGAACCTGAAGATAATGTACCAAACAAGCCGTATATTATTGATCAATCCGCAATTACAAAAGAAAAGAAAGAAACAAACACCATTGAAGATGCATCACTAGTACCATATGAGCATATCACTAGTGATACACCACACACCAATGATGTACCACTAATAGATGAATCAGTACATCCTATTGAAGAATCAATTGAAGAACTCCCTGCTATAAATCCAAAG
- a CDS encoding outer membrane protein assembly factor BamB family protein, whose translation MRIKKKIYSILGIGCIALTSIFSIDLHKVKADVDWPMYGKDEIRTRQIYDPELKPPIKFKAKMDLGWSVSQTITVGDHFYHVAAVPDSNNLFNLPRGTYLYKIPVKFKYFSPSSPKSEVAADLIKNGARAIKLGDYVKSYSHPTWSEENQAFYIGYDTKVLAFNSNLKYLGGYEVGARIVGPPTAYPGDNVVIGAANGTQKGAIHGVHGIKDNHTVGRSYNLSEYDNAEISGAVTKIGNNTAIFGVNHRASVRKSPLARVNVSNLIYGGQPIVWTKYAQTGIPSNAILEGEFLYHTDKYGGVYKVRASNGEVIWRTEIPNVTLINNSLTIDDKHIYIPVRKPGKVVAIDKNWGSISWSAETGRDRNANFLDPAIGYGYDVGNDMTAWTTPAGQKIVFYGDTLGQLIFLDQNGNRVNIAKDYNSGREMPFIRATYNQDIPEDWQYQGAGLATETNISKKHLVFGVNHSNNSMGELWFYSVGLTNDVLVESVKGGVFGKNQTVVTPVTVDSAATSSGAKVAKVRFYVDDRLVEERSVRLEPREKRTLYFKWTTPNAIKTGELKATINDPAEFEEVDMTNNMKKTSYRTDDTIPEGVNSCGPQENINVGLVDTREVTDEDGRVFYVDYYEFLTTHITKVDPKRLRAGYGFSFEVETEYINEARNASGPKKTEVFYDENVSFAGNKSVMEVGSRAFGQNRYQEYTTWKLPSIYVENYSGNVFYDPFHLKRDKNDNFVKPSGEPKWYTNFNRKDGKYPFKVVASQAGKNNLTSCITTDEVEVKGSPFNDYVNRFVDPNNPFPSGEKGYNWKDNESKILKEKNYYNDKESGDHAISSKYLDRDEIENIRKMAPKEVTKSAVFDFIRQGH comes from the coding sequence ATGAGAATTAAGAAAAAAATATACTCAATTTTGGGGATAGGTTGTATAGCCTTGACTAGTATTTTTAGTATAGATCTCCATAAAGTAAAGGCTGATGTTGACTGGCCAATGTATGGTAAAGATGAAATAAGAACAAGACAAATTTATGATCCCGAATTAAAGCCTCCAATTAAGTTTAAAGCGAAAATGGACTTGGGGTGGTCTGTATCCCAAACAATTACTGTAGGTGACCACTTTTATCATGTAGCTGCTGTACCAGATTCAAATAATTTGTTTAATTTACCGAGGGGTACATATCTATACAAAATCCCTGTTAAATTTAAGTATTTTAGTCCGTCTTCACCTAAATCTGAAGTAGCCGCTGACTTAATTAAAAACGGTGCAAGGGCTATAAAGCTAGGAGATTATGTTAAATCGTATTCTCACCCAACTTGGTCTGAAGAAAATCAGGCATTTTATATTGGTTATGATACTAAAGTATTAGCATTTAACAGCAATTTAAAGTATTTAGGTGGTTATGAAGTAGGTGCCAGAATAGTAGGGCCTCCTACTGCGTATCCAGGAGATAATGTAGTAATTGGTGCTGCAAATGGTACCCAAAAAGGGGCAATTCATGGGGTTCATGGAATAAAAGATAATCATACTGTAGGACGTTCTTATAATTTAAGTGAATACGATAATGCTGAAATATCAGGTGCAGTTACTAAAATAGGAAATAATACTGCAATATTTGGTGTTAATCATAGGGCTAGTGTTCGAAAAAGTCCTTTAGCAAGAGTTAATGTTTCAAACCTCATTTATGGTGGACAACCAATTGTATGGACAAAATATGCTCAAACTGGAATACCATCAAATGCTATTTTAGAGGGAGAATTTTTATACCATACCGATAAGTATGGAGGAGTATATAAAGTAAGGGCGTCAAATGGTGAAGTGATTTGGCGTACGGAAATACCAAATGTAACACTTATAAATAACTCTTTAACAATAGATGATAAACATATTTACATTCCTGTTCGAAAACCAGGTAAGGTAGTTGCCATAGATAAGAATTGGGGTTCAATATCTTGGTCAGCTGAGACAGGTAGAGATCGTAATGCTAACTTTTTAGATCCAGCAATAGGTTATGGATATGATGTTGGAAATGATATGACCGCATGGACTACGCCTGCAGGTCAGAAAATAGTGTTTTATGGTGATACCTTAGGTCAATTAATATTTTTAGATCAAAATGGAAATCGAGTAAATATTGCTAAAGACTATAATTCAGGGCGTGAAATGCCATTTATACGAGCTACCTATAATCAAGATATCCCAGAAGATTGGCAATATCAGGGTGCCGGGTTAGCCACTGAAACCAACATCTCCAAAAAGCATTTAGTTTTTGGGGTCAATCATTCAAATAATAGTATGGGTGAACTTTGGTTTTACTCTGTTGGATTAACAAATGATGTGCTTGTTGAATCTGTTAAGGGTGGGGTGTTTGGTAAGAATCAGACAGTTGTAACACCTGTTACAGTTGATAGTGCTGCAACCTCATCTGGGGCGAAGGTTGCTAAAGTTAGATTTTATGTTGATGATAGGCTGGTTGAAGAAAGAAGTGTTAGATTAGAGCCACGTGAAAAAAGAACACTTTATTTTAAGTGGACTACACCGAACGCAATAAAAACTGGTGAGTTAAAAGCCACTATAAATGATCCGGCAGAATTTGAAGAAGTTGATATGACAAATAATATGAAAAAAACATCATATCGTACTGATGATACCATTCCTGAAGGGGTAAATAGTTGTGGTCCTCAGGAAAATATCAATGTTGGGTTAGTAGATACAAGAGAAGTTACTGACGAAGATGGTCGTGTATTTTATGTTGATTACTATGAATTTTTAACAACTCACATAACTAAAGTCGACCCTAAACGCCTAAGAGCAGGTTACGGCTTTTCCTTTGAAGTAGAAACTGAATATATTAATGAGGCACGTAATGCAAGTGGACCTAAGAAAACGGAAGTGTTTTATGACGAGAATGTAAGTTTCGCAGGAAACAAGTCCGTGATGGAAGTAGGTTCTAGGGCTTTCGGACAAAATCGTTATCAAGAATATACAACTTGGAAACTGCCATCTATTTATGTGGAAAATTACTCAGGAAATGTATTTTATGACCCGTTCCATTTAAAACGTGATAAAAATGATAATTTTGTTAAGCCAAGCGGTGAACCAAAATGGTACACCAATTTCAATCGCAAAGATGGAAAATATCCATTTAAAGTAGTAGCATCACAGGCTGGCAAAAACAATTTAACGAGTTGCATCACTACTGATGAAGTAGAAGTAAAAGGTTCACCATTTAATGACTATGTAAATAGATTTGTAGATCCTAATAATCCATTCCCAAGTGGTGAGAAAGGTTATAACTGGAAAGATAATGAATCTAAAATTTTAAAAGAAAAGAATTATTACAATGATAAAGAAAGTGGTGACCATGCTATTAGTTCAAAGTATCTTGATCGTGATGAGATAGAAAATATAAGAAAAATGGCACCAAAAGAAGTAACTAAATCTGCAGTATTTGATTTTATCAGACAAGGACATTAA